The following are encoded in a window of Vibrio cortegadensis genomic DNA:
- the sigZ gene encoding RNA polymerase sigma factor SigZ gives MKFESIWSVYQSSLKAFLHSRVANPEDVEDLFQEILIKTYNGFQTVTDGSKIKPWLFQIANNTIIDFYRKNNKQNDLTADNLWYDEQDEEQIVKALSHCLLPFINQLPEDDAELLIAVEIEGVSQKSYAENNGIKYSTLKSRVKKSRNKLYNLFNSCCNFSIDTQGNIMEYNPKSGNCNRC, from the coding sequence ATGAAATTTGAATCTATCTGGTCAGTATATCAATCCAGTTTGAAGGCGTTTTTACACAGCAGAGTTGCTAACCCAGAGGACGTTGAAGATCTATTTCAAGAGATTTTGATTAAAACTTATAATGGTTTTCAAACGGTTACAGATGGTAGCAAGATCAAACCGTGGTTATTCCAAATAGCGAACAATACAATTATTGATTTCTACCGAAAAAACAATAAACAAAATGATTTAACGGCGGATAATTTGTGGTATGACGAGCAAGATGAAGAGCAAATTGTCAAAGCGCTTTCTCACTGCCTTTTGCCATTTATTAATCAACTACCTGAGGACGATGCAGAATTGTTGATTGCCGTTGAAATCGAAGGAGTCTCGCAAAAAAGTTATGCTGAGAACAATGGAATAAAGTACTCAACACTAAAATCTAGGGTTAAGAAAAGCCGTAACAAACTCTATAACTTGTTTAATAGCTGCTGCAACTTTTCCATAGATACACAGGGAAATATCATGGAATACAATCCCAAATCTGGTAATTGCAATCGCTGCTGA